A single genomic interval of Malania oleifera isolate guangnan ecotype guangnan chromosome 13, ASM2987363v1, whole genome shotgun sequence harbors:
- the LOC131145525 gene encoding uncharacterized protein LOC131145525, with protein MARNEEKAQSMLNRFIAMKNEEKKKPKERRPFLASECRDLAEADKWRQQIMREIGRKVAEIQNEGLGEHHLRDLNDEINKLIREKFHWERRIVELGGPNYTKHAPKMTDLEGNIVDVPNPSGRGPGYRYFGAAKKLPGVRELFEKPPELRKRRSRYDIYKRIDASYYGYRDDEDGVLERLEVTAEEKMRAAAVEEWRVVEEVKREARKAVKSGEVVNVARAPAGLLFEEEEDVVEEERKEKEREEMEKREFVVHVPLPDEKEIERMVVERKKMELLNKYASESLVEEQFEAKTMLNIQE; from the coding sequence ATGGCTCGCAATGAAGAGAAAGCGCAATCAATGCTCAATAGGTTCATAGCCATGAAgaatgaagagaagaagaagCCCAAAGAGCGCCGCCCCTTCCTTGCCTCTGAATGCCGCGACCTTGCCGAGGCTGACAAGTGGCGCCAACAGATCATGCGCGAGATTGGCCGCAAGGTTGCTGAGATTCAGAACGAAGGCCTTGGTGAGCACCACCTCCGCGACCTCAATGACGAGATCAACAAACTGATCCGTGAGAAGTTCCATTGGGAGCGCCGCATCGTTGAGCTTGGTGGCCCAAATTATACCAAACATGCACCCAAAATGACTGATCTTGAGGGTAACATTGTTGATGTCCCAAACCCAAGTGGCCGTGGACCAGGTTATCGGTATTTTGGTGCAGCTAAGAAGCTTCCAGGGGTGAGGGAATTGTTCGAGAAGCCGCCAGAACTTAGGAAGAGGAGGTCGAGGTATGATATATATAAGAGGATTGATGCCAGTTATTATGGGTATAGGGATGATGAGGATGGGGTGTTGGAGAGGTTAGAGGTCACAGCGGAGGAGAAAATGAGGGCAGCAGCTGTTGAAGAGTGGAGGGTAGTGGAGGAGGTGAAGAGGGAGGCAAGAAAGGCTGTGAAGAGTGGTGAGGTTGTGAATGTGGCACGGGCTCCTGCTGGGTTGTTGtttgaggaggaggaggatgtGGTGGAGGAGGAAAggaaggagaaggagagagaggagaTGGAGAAGAGGGAGTTTGTGGTGCATGTGCCCTTGCCGGATGAGAAGGAAATTGAGAGGATGGTGGTTGAGAGGAAGAAGATGGAGCTGTTGAATAAGTATGCCAGTGAGTCTCTCGTGGAGGAGCAATTTGAAGCCAAAACCATGCTTAATATTCAAGAGTAG
- the LOC131146647 gene encoding large ribosomal subunit protein eL34-like: protein MVQRLMYRKLHSYTIKSNQDKVVKTTGVDWCAKVLRREPVVSSVIQGIPHSRPTEYKRPRLSRNCRTVNRAYGGVLSGGAARERIIRDFFMRSKKLLKKLFKIQKFAHEVSSQSINRFRHIDIINIDQDMMKYVLEDLDHCLLKYGWGHFEPHFPIWLESIKDSTWVPQKIERAMRDFLWSDVGERIDQSVEWEVMCRPKEGGLGLVNLVSKNIALFG from the exons ATGGTGCAGCGACTCATGTATCGAAAGCTGCATAGCTATACCATCAAATCCAACCAAGACAAGGTTGTTAAAACCACCGGGGTAGATTGGTGTGCCAAGGTACTAAGAAGGGAGCCAGTGGTCTCAAGTGTGATCCAAGGGATTCCTCACTCGAGACCTACTGAATATAAGAGGCCTAGATTGTCCAGGAACTGTAGGACTGTGAATCGTGCCTATGGTGGCGTATTGTCTGGAGGTGCTGCGAGGGAGAGGATCATTCGAGATTTTTTtatgaggagcaaaaaattgtTGAAAA aattattcaaaattcaaaaatttgcgCATGAGGTTTCGAGCCAATCAATCAACCGATTCAGACATATT GATATCATCAATATAGATCAGGACATGATGAAGTATGTGCTGGAGGATCTTGATCATTGCCTTTTGAAATATGGATGGGGCCACTTTGAGCCCCATTTTCCTATTTGGTTGGAGTCTATAAAG GATTCTACGTGGGTACCTCAAAAGATTGAGAGGGCTATGAGGGATTTTCTTTGGTCAGATGTAGGGGAGAGGATAGATCAGTCGGTTGAGTGGGAAGTGATGTGTAGGCCAAAGGAAGGAGGGTTGGGTCTTgttaatttggtgtctaaaaacattgctCTTTTTGGCTAA